The following proteins are encoded in a genomic region of Agromyces sp. CF514:
- a CDS encoding DUF2993 domain-containing protein gives MSTPRDGHDETDAAGGRVPDDAAVAGQASEAQAPEVPAPEADAAPDEQLQPTAVLEPLSADHQPTEVIHDGAVAAAAPAAAVPAAVGADASAGAGSADAAASGATPERRRTGRGWIIAGAIVLAVAALLVVADLVTRSIIEQRIAAEAEAAFPEQVQGDVDVEIGGFSVLAQLLTGSIGQITADAPDLQVEGSPIAVHLVAHGVPVQQDGTVDFVEGSVTADAASLNALIDTPGVDGEITLGDGVVGYQGQIQLLGIEVDYSVTAEAEAAGTSVLLTPVGVEFGSGDRTLALDDLPGLLRNPLDVCVAKYLPQGAEVSGIEITPDRAVVSFQARDLPLGEEALQVTGTCD, from the coding sequence GTGAGCACACCGCGCGACGGTCATGACGAGACGGATGCCGCGGGCGGCCGCGTGCCCGATGACGCCGCGGTCGCGGGCCAGGCGTCCGAAGCGCAGGCGCCCGAAGTACCGGCGCCAGAAGCGGATGCCGCACCCGACGAGCAGCTGCAGCCGACGGCGGTGCTCGAGCCCCTGTCGGCCGACCACCAGCCCACCGAGGTGATCCACGACGGCGCAGTCGCCGCCGCAGCGCCCGCCGCTGCGGTTCCCGCTGCCGTGGGCGCGGACGCGAGCGCGGGTGCGGGGTCGGCCGACGCCGCCGCGTCCGGGGCGACCCCGGAACGACGCCGAACGGGCCGAGGCTGGATCATCGCCGGCGCGATCGTGCTCGCCGTCGCGGCGCTCCTCGTGGTCGCCGACCTGGTCACGCGCTCGATCATCGAGCAGCGCATCGCCGCAGAGGCCGAGGCTGCATTCCCCGAGCAGGTCCAGGGCGACGTCGACGTCGAGATCGGCGGGTTCTCGGTGCTCGCCCAGCTGCTCACGGGTTCGATCGGGCAGATCACCGCCGACGCCCCCGACCTGCAGGTCGAGGGCAGTCCGATCGCCGTGCACCTCGTCGCGCACGGCGTGCCCGTGCAGCAGGACGGCACGGTCGACTTCGTCGAGGGCAGCGTGACCGCCGACGCGGCATCCCTCAACGCGCTCATCGACACGCCTGGCGTCGATGGCGAGATCACGCTCGGAGACGGCGTCGTCGGATACCAGGGCCAGATCCAACTGCTCGGCATCGAGGTCGACTACTCCGTGACGGCCGAGGCCGAGGCCGCGGGCACGTCGGTGCTGCTGACGCCCGTCGGCGTCGAGTTCGGCTCCGGCGACCGCACGCTGGCGCTCGACGACCTGCCTGGCCTGCTCCGCAATCCGCTCGACGTGTGCGTCGCGAAGTACCTGCCGCAGGGAGCCGAGGTCTCGGGCATCGAGATCACGCCCGACCGGGCCGTCGTCTCGTTCCAGGCGCGCGATCTGCCGCTCGGCGAAGAGGCGCTGCAGGTCACCGGCACGTGCGACTGA